Proteins co-encoded in one Gossypium arboreum isolate Shixiya-1 chromosome 11, ASM2569848v2, whole genome shotgun sequence genomic window:
- the LOC108473433 gene encoding phospholipase D gamma 1-like → MDNNPHQNPYPYHHGYPPPNQDPYAPPPYQYPYNSPQYPPALHMYPPPAHALAAAPIDYGHSHSYSGPIPYQYSHPIPPNSSQPAPQYHGSFQYGSTFNPYQQSLSGHYPPPKSNPQSSSTYQQPAQYPPQSSSSYQQPGQYTPPESNSELLSTHISFSGHNRQDSTSSLAANTGSVSPLYPRLDHQLSNSELLSTHNSFSGHNRQDSTSSLAANSGSASPAYPLLDHQFSNMHLSGSHPSAPASPLAPLGPPLAAATSTPDYASESSNWEGLSLGRADSANHSTFSHNDSFNGSQKGQGMQIVPFQKGSLRVLLLHGNLDIWVLEANNLPNMDMFHRTLGDMFANFSSNISKKVGGRSDEKITSDPYVTIAVAGAVIGRTFVISNNENPVWMQHFNVPVAHHAAEVQFVVKDSDILGSDIIGVVAIPVEQIYAGGKIEGTYPVLNAAGKPCKPGAVLKLSIQYTPMEKLSFYHQGVGAGPEYVGVPGTYFPLRKGGKVTLYQDAHVPDGCLPNIKLDQGIHFVQGKCWTDMFDAIRQARRLVYITGWSVWHKVRLVRDVAPASDCTLGDILRSKSQEGVRVLLLLWDDPTSRSILGYKTEGIMATHDEETRSFFKHSSVQVLLCPRIAGKKHSWVKQKEVGTIYTHHQKTVIVDADAGNNHRKIIAFVGGLDLCDGRYDNPDHVLFRTLQTYHKDDYHNPTYTGSTVGCPREPWHDMHSIIDGPAAYDVLVNFEERWLKAAKPHGLKKLKKPFDDALLRIERIPDILGVSDFTENENDPERWHVQIFRSIDSNSVKGFPKDPKDATSKNLVCGKNVLIDMSIHTAYVKAIRAAQHFIYIENQYFLGSSYNWSSYKNLGADNLIPMEIALKIASKIKANERFAAYVVIPMWPEGVPTGAATQRILYWQNKTMSMMYETIYRALVEAGLDSTFVPEDFLNFYCLGNRELDGYQPPVDESPKAANTPEALSRKSRRFMIYVHSKGMIVDDEFIIVGSANINQRSMEGTRDTEIAMGAYQPQHTWAAKRSSPLGQIYGYRMSLWAEHVGVVEDCFARPESLECVRRINQMAKLNWRQFAAEEVTEMRGHLLKYPVEVDPKGKVKPLPGSESFPDTGGSVVGSFIGIQENLTI, encoded by the exons ATGGACAATAACCCACACCAAAATCCTTACCCTTATCACCATGGATACCCTCCTCCAAATCAAGATCCATATGCGCCTCCGCCATATCAATACCCTTATAACTCTCCCCAATATCCTCCTGCACTGCATATGTATCCACCCCCAGCCCATGCCCTTGCTGCAGCTCCCATTGACTATGGACATTCTCATTCTTATTCTGGACCAATTCCTTATCAATATTCACACCCAATACCTCCAAATTCTTCCCAACCTGCTCCCCAATATCATGGTAGTTTTCAGTATGGTTCAACTTTTAATCCTTACCAGCAATCCCTATCTGGTCATTACCCACCTCCAAAAAGTAACCCGCAATCATCCTCCACTTATCAGCAGCCTGCACAATATCCTCCTCAATCATCCTCCTCTTATCAACAACCTGGACAATATACTCCTCCTGAAAGTAATTCTGAACTTCTCTCCACACACATTAGCTTCTCTGGTCATAACCGGCAAGACAGTACAAGTTCCTTAGCAGCAAATACGGGAAGTGTTTCACCTCTTTACCCGCGTTTGGATCATCAGTTGAGTAATTCTGAGCTCCTCTCTACACACAATAGCTTCTCTGGTCATAACAGGCAAGACAGTACAAGTTCCTTAGCAGCAAATTCGGGAAGTGCCTCACCTGCTTACCCGCTTTTAGATCATCAATTCAGTAATATGCATTTGTCTGGTAGCCATCCGTCAGCTCCTGCATCACCTCTGGCACCTTTGGGGCCTCCATTGGCCGCTGCTACTTCAACACCTGATTATGCAAGTGAATCTAGTAATTGGGAGGGGCTTAGTTTAGGCCGAGCTGATTCGGCTAATCACTCTACTTTTTCCCATAACGATTCATTTAATGGATCACAAAAAGGGCAGGGTATGCAGATTGTACCTTTCCAGAAAGGTTCATTGAGAGTTTTGCTTCTACATGGAAATTTAGATATTTGGGTTCTTGAAGCAAATAATCTTCCCAACATGGATATGTTCCATAGGACTTTAGGCGATATGTTTGCGAATTTTTCTTCAAATATCTCAAAAAAGGTTGGAGGGCGCTCGGACGAGAAGATTACAAGTGATCCTTATGTCACAATTGCAGTTGCTGGTGCTGTTATAGGAAGGACTTTTGTGATCAGCAATAATGAAAACCCTGTCTGGATGCAACATTTCAATGTCCCTGTTGCACATCATGCCGCTGAAGTGCAATTTGTTGTTAAAGACAGTGATATTTTGGGGTCAGATATTATAGGAGTTGTAGCAATTCCAGTTGAGCAGATATACGCAGGGGGAAAGATTGAGGGAACCTACCCGGTTCTGAATGCTGCTGGAAAGCCCTGTAAGCCTGGAGCTGTTTTGAAATTATCAATTCAATACACACCAATGGAGAAATTGAGCTTCTATCATCAGGGTGTTGGAGCAGGTCCTGAATATGTGGGGGTTCCTGGTACATATTTTCCTCTTCGGAAGGGGGGTAAAGTGACTCTTTATCAAGATGCCCATGTTCCTGATGGGTGTCTTCCAAACATAAAACTCGATCAGGGGATACACTTTGTGCAAGGAAAGTGTTGGACAGACATGTTTGATGCTATTCGTCAAGCCAGGCGCTTGGTTTACATTACAGGGTGGTCAGTTTGGCATAAAGTTAGGCTGGTGCGCGATGTTGCTCCTGCTTCAGATTGCACTTTAGGTGATATTCTTAGGTCGAAGTCCCAGGAGGGAGTTAGAGTGCTACTTTTGTTATGGGATGATCCTACTTCAAGAAGCATATTGGGGTACAAAACG GAAGGAATAATGGCTACCCATGATGAGGAAACGCGCAGTTTTTTCAAACACTCTTCGGTGCAAGTGTTACTTTGTCCTCGCATTGCTGGAAAAAAACATAGTTGGGTCAAACAAAAG GAAGTTGGAACGATTTATACACATCATCAGAAAACTGTAATTGTGGATGCTGATGCTGGGAACAATCATAGAAAAATTATTGCTTTTGTTGGCGGCCTTGACTTATGTGATGGTCGGTATGATAATCCAGATCATGTTTTATTTAGGACACTTCAAACATATCATAAGGATGACTATCATAATCCAACATATACG GGTTCTACGGTTGGTTGTCCAAGAGAACCTTGGCATGATATGCACAGTATAATTGATGGCCCAGCTGCATATGATGTTTTGGTCAACTTTGAGGAACGTTGGTTGAAGGCAGCCAAGCCTCACGGACTTAAAAAACTAAAAAAGCCCTTTGATGATGCTTTGCTGCGGATAGAAAGAATTCCTGACATTTTGGGAGTTTCTGATTTTACTGAGAATGAGAATGATCCAGAACGTTGGCATGTTCAG ATTTTTCGCTCGATTGATTCAAATTCTGTTAAAGGCTTTCCGAAGGATCCAAAAGATGCAACAAGCAAG AATTTGGTGTGCGGTAAGAACGTCCTTATTGATATGAGCATACATACAGCATATGTGAAGGCCATTCGTGCTGCCCAGCATTTCATTTATATAGAGAATCAGTATTTCCTTGGATCCTCTTACAATTGGAGCTCTTATAAAAATTTAG GTGCTGACAACTTAATTCCAATGGAAATTGCTCTTAAGATAGCCAGTAAAATTAAAGCAAATGAGAGGTTTGCTGCATATGTTGTTATTCCAATGTGGCCAGAGGGTGTTCCAACAGGCGCTGCCACTCAAAGGATTTTATATTGGCAG AACAAAACCATGTCAATGATGTATGAGACTATTTACAGGGCTTTGGTGGAGGCTGGGCTTGATAGTACTTTCGTGCCAGAGGACTTTCTTAATTTCTATTGTCTTGGCAATCGCGAGCTTGATGGATATCAACCTCCTGTTGACGAAAGTCCTAAGGCTGCCAATACTCCTGAG GCTCTTAGTCGGAAAAGTCGAAGATTTATGATCTATGTCCATTCAAAAGGTATGATAGTTGATGATGAGTTTATAATAGTGGGATCTGCCAACATCAATCAACGCTCCATGGAGGGTACCAGAGACACTGAGATTGCAATGGGAGCTTACCAACCTCAACATACTTGGGCAGCAAAACGTTCTAGTCCACTTGGACAG ATCTATGGGTATAGGATGTCATTATGGGCGGAACATGTTGGAGTTGTTGAGGACTGCTTCGCTCGACCAGAGAGCCTTGAGTGCGTAAGACGGATTAATCAAATGGCTAAACTGAATTGGAGACAATTTGCGGCGGAGGAAGTGACAGAGATGAGAGGGCATTTGCTAAAGTACCCGGTTGAAGTGGACCCCAAGGGTAAGGTCAAGCCCCTTCCTGGATCTGAAAGTTTCCCCGATACTGGAGGAAGCGTTGTCGGTTCATTTATTGGCATACAAGAAAATCTTACAATTTAA